Genomic window (Magnolia sinica isolate HGM2019 chromosome 10, MsV1, whole genome shotgun sequence):
AGAGAATGGTCAACTATCCGTCTAGCAAACGAACATTCCCGCCAACAGGCATTTACCAACCAAAAGGAGATCTGTTTCCACAGATGACAAAACCATCGTTATCCCAATTCGTGGATAACGAAGGGACAGGACTGACATTCTGAGAATGAGATGGGTAATAATGTCATTTCGTTACGCTTtttaacaatcaaaatcgaacgaatatttttaaaaaaaaaaaaaaaaaaggaattttgtTTTTTTAACATGTTACCTCTTCTTATACGTTGGAGAGCTTGCTCGCTTCAATCGAAAGCGGCTGACTCAGCACACAGCTCCAGATGCAATCTGCACCATCGATCTCTTCCTCTTCTGACGGCCACGATCCGACCTCTGGCTCCTCCGCGGGAAGCACCACCGGCGCGGGAATCTGACCCGGCCCTTCGATTGGGAACTCGACCGAGCAACCGTCGATCAGGGAGGAGTGGAAAACGTCGTGCGACTTCCACTCGTCCGATTCCGAGACGAGAATTTCCTCCTTCGCCCAGGGGAATTCGAAGACTCCAAGCGGCCCAAACGAATCCGAGAACTTGAAAATCTCGCTGTCTTCAAGGCCGCCGAGAAATTCCAGCTTCTTTGTGTTTTCCTTGAaatctctccttccttcttcttcttcttcttctcttcctcgtTTCCTATTCTCGCGCTCCATTTACGAGAATTTCTAGAAAGAAAATAACCGAAGAAGATTAAAACTCCTTAATGATGATTAAAAGATCTTATAATCGTAAAGAGAATCTCGAATCGAAGCAGAATCGGAAAAgcagaggattttttttaaattttttattttatatctgagatcggatggttgagatgaaagacGAGATAATAACGAGGGTCGAGATCGGAAGCTGCTTGAAATTCAACAAAACTCGTTCGAGATCGGCTGCGGTTCTTGAAAAAATCGTCAAAATCAAAGCGTGACGGGAGATAAGCAGAGATGTCGATTTTACTACGGAAAGCACGATAAACAAAACGATCGGAAGCGCAGAAGCCGAAATCAACGGTGAGATTCGAGGAAAAGGTTCAGAACTCAAGAGAACTTAGATCAAAACGACGAGAAACTGAAAATCTTGGAGACTTAGGTAGATTATTGAAAATCGACGAAAGACATTAAAAAAAGGCGGATTTCAAAAGCTAAAGAGAAATCATCAATGGAATTTAAAAAAGCGTCAGTAATCAACGAGAAAGCGGAAGAGCGACGATCGAAACAGCAAAATCGTCTAAATGTGGGAGGAATCGAAAGCGATCTGATCTGAAAGTAAAGCAGAGACAAAAAGCAGTTAGAGAGCGAGAGAGGGAATTCCTAGAGCCGTGTGTGATGCTTTTTCAGCGTTTTGTATTACCTTTTCGTtgtggtgctttttttttttgttgttgttgttgtggttgaatgatgaGATTcgacagagaaagagaagagaaaagagctTTGCTCACACGCCACGCGAACCTACATAAGCGAAACCGCCTCAACGACacacgcctctctctctctctctctcttctatctcACGCCTTTGAtctgtctcctctctctcttgctttTTTTGTGGCGGTTGTGAGAGAGAAGAAGCGGTTTTGCCTTTTCGCGTTTCTCGAGCTCTATTTATAGCAGTGAAAATGCCTCCAGCAAACGGACTGTTCGGTGCTCTCTCACTCACGCTTCTAGTTCG
Coding sequences:
- the LOC131257836 gene encoding uncharacterized protein LOC131257836, whose amino-acid sequence is MERENRKRGREEEEEEGRRDFKENTKKLEFLGGLEDSEIFKFSDSFGPLGVFEFPWAKEEILVSESDEWKSHDVFHSSLIDGCSVEFPIEGPGQIPAPVVLPAEEPEVGSWPSEEEEIDGADCIWSCVLSQPLSIEASKLSNV